Genomic DNA from Salvia miltiorrhiza cultivar Shanhuang (shh) chromosome 1, IMPLAD_Smil_shh, whole genome shotgun sequence:
AGCAAGGCTAATGACTTTAACTCCCAATTTGTCAGCTCGAAGAATAGCCTCTTCTATTTGTCTATTGATGCCTTTTGCTGCAAATGGCAAGAAATACTGCAACAATGCACAACAACACATTAGGAATGTGCCTACATTTTCATGTTTAGACCAATTAAAACTGCACTTAGTTACCTGAAAACCAAACCGGGGAACAACCCACGTCTGGTGCAGCTGGTTCCTTAGGTAGTAGAAAGAGACCAAGAAAGTCTTAGATTTAGCCCACATCAGGAACATCACCGCGAAAGAGATGGGCCATAATGGAATCAAATATAGTCTTGTGTAGAAGGGCAACGAGGCCATTGATCGGACCAGAAACGGCGCGTGCATTGCAGATGACATATCCACTATATGTGCAAGGAATACAAAATCTGGAACCCTCCCATTTACACCTGCATTTTTTTCAAGAATTCTCAAAGAGTTTAATGATCATGTACCATTCATTTTAAATAGAGAAATGCTTGCAGTTTTGTGGATCTTTTGAAGGGACCTGAGTTTAAACTGTTTCTCCTCTGCACATCCCATGATTTTTTGTTCAATGTGTTTCCTAATGCATCAAAAAGAGGCATGAAAAGGCAATAATTTGAGTCCTTCTCAACATGATGTAGGTAGTGGTACCTGCACAGTCAATAtatcagaaaatataaaataaaaataaattggggtTGGACTATTGGAGAAGTTGTACATATATAAAAAGTAGTTGTCCGCCTAATAAATTAGTTGAGAGATCAGTGACTCGAACCAAATTATATCCTAGCTAAAAGAATTTAGCAGTAGCTAGctagaatcaaataaaaatcaataatatatcAAAGTAAAGGATTAAAGACATGTGTTTGAAGAAAATTCAATTACGTTGGAGTATAGAGTAGATATTTGAGGAATGGTGCTGCATCAAATATCTGATGAGGAATGAACTCCACATTGGAGTGGCCTAAACATCTCAGACAGTCGAACAACAGAAGGTAGGCGTAGATCAAGCTTATGGATCCATGGCCAATTGCAAAAGTACCGATAATTGGCACTGCAACTACGACAGTCAGCAAAAGATGTTCCAAGAATGTGGCATTTCCAGCTGCAGCAGAATATAAACCAATTATATGAATAAGTGATGGCTTAAAAATCTATTTGGAGTAgaatacttttatgcattaaaCTTGTACCTGTAAGGGGCTGTGGTACAGGGGAAGAGTGGTGGAAAGAGTGATAGCGACTGAAGAGATAATCTCCATGAAAGCATCTGTGAATGGTGTAGAAAAGAGGCTCCGAGATAGATACGTGAAGAACCAGTGCTGCACTCAGCCCATTTTTGTTCCATATACATAGTCTTTCAAAAGTTGGGAACATGTACAACACTAGAGCACCAATGATGCCTTGAAGAATAATGAAATTATccctacaatatatatatatttagtaaaTTAAACCATGACTTCTTCCACCTTAATTAACAACACAAAAAAGAAAACTAGCGTCATATTTATTACCAGTTCCATTCTTTGTCAATCTGTTTGAAATCAATTCCTTGCTTGTTAATCTGTCGGTTGCGAGTGAGAAAGAGCATGCTGCTGTAAGAACTCCATAGCTGGTGCACAAAGAGTCTCAGCATACATATGATGAAGATGTGAAGAAACCAATTAGTCTGTTTCATGCCTTCTTCTTGAAATCTTGAATATATTGCTTTCCCCAGGAAAACCCCATAAACACCAAGCTGCAGTATCAAACACAAGATTTTAAAACTTTTCTGCgagaaattaaaatttcttcTTTATACAAATATGATCGTATTTTAGTGTCCAAGTACCTTGTAGTTACCCAAGAATTCCCATGGCCAAGCAGACAATGGTGAAACCATGGTCTCGAGATTCCTAAAACCTTTGAGCGCCTAAAATAATGCGATTTCCAAATGAGAGATTAGCGGTTGGAGAATGAAAGTTTGTTTTCTGTTACTAGCGAATGCAGATTTTAGGATGGGATATATATAATGCTTCAAATACTAGAGTTTTGCTTCTGTTTCTTTGGAGTGGTGTTTGCGAATAGGTTGAATGACACATTTATTGCTACAGCAATATGCCTAATTTGCTGCATTTGAGGCtctgtattaattaatttgtctTAGTTGCAAACACGATCGACTTGATTCATCCACTAGAATCTAGAATTAGCTAGTCTTTTGTTCACATTTATGTTAATTACATTCTTTCTGGATCGAACTATTATGAGTACTGCTAAacacacataatatgtgcgcacTTAATAAACCGGACcggtttattttttatattccgGTTCAAATTTTATCTTGGACTGAATTATCCTTATTCTATATTAAGAAGTTATTGATTTGTTCTTAAtgatattttttcctttttcttaacttcaa
This window encodes:
- the LOC131005015 gene encoding very-long-chain aldehyde decarbonylase CER3-like — translated: MVSPLSAWPWEFLGNYKLGVYGVFLGKAIYSRFQEEGMKQTNWFLHIFIICMLRLFVHQLWSSYSSMLFLTRNRQINKQGIDFKQIDKEWNWDNFIILQGIIGALVLYMFPTFERLCIWNKNGLSAALVLHVSISEPLFYTIHRCFHGDYLFSRYHSFHHSSPVPQPLTAGNATFLEHLLLTVVVAVPIIGTFAIGHGSISLIYAYLLLFDCLRCLGHSNVEFIPHQIFDAAPFLKYLLYTPTYHYLHHVEKDSNYCLFMPLFDALGNTLNKKSWDVQRRNSLNSGVNGRVPDFVFLAHIVDMSSAMHAPFLVRSMASLPFYTRLYLIPLWPISFAVMFLMWAKSKTFLVSFYYLRNQLHQTWVVPRFGFQYFLPFAAKGINRQIEEAILRADKLGVKVISLAALNKNEALNGGGTIFVNKHPNLKVRVVHGNTLTAAVILHELPQDVTEVFLTGATSKLGRAIALYLCRKGVRVLMLTLSTERFRKIQKEAPGDCQKYLVQVTKYQAAQNCKTWIVGKWITHWEQRFAPAGAHFHQFVVPATKPYRRDCTYGTLAALRLPEDVLGLGSCEYSMDRGIVHACHAGGVVHFLEGWTHNEVGAIDVDRIDFVWEAAMKHGFKLVSDNATKYKD